The following are encoded together in the Perca fluviatilis chromosome 23, GENO_Pfluv_1.0, whole genome shotgun sequence genome:
- the kdm7aa gene encoding lysine-specific demethylase 7A, with product MAAAPLYCVCRQPYDVSRFMIECDICKDWFHGSCVQVEEHHAVDIDVYHCPNCDVVHGPSQMKKRNNGHRHDYTEPDDGSKPVQAGTRVFVQELQNRTFASGEEIMMHMKGEQVTTRYLERHGFNYPIAVTEMEGLGLKLPVSTFSVKDVEQYVGGDKIIDVIDVARQADSKMKLSEFIKYYTNPHRPKVLNLISLEFSDTKMSELVEVPDVARKMSWVENYWPDDSFFPKPFVQKYCLMGVKDSYTDFHIDFGGTSVWYHVLWGEKIFYLIKPTLANLALYEAWSSSPNQSELFFGDKVEKCYKCVVSQGTTLLIPTGWIHAVLTSQDCMAFGGNFLHNLNIGMQLRCYEMERRLKTPDLFKFPYFEAICWYVAKNLLEMLKELREDNCPPPTYLVEGVKALISALRTWLKREVTEPTSEVPDHIRPNHLIKELTKEIRYLEEEPVSGSKPVKSQGSGCGVPSGSNACPATRATLEKLSQARQARRAARRLREQQRQTPKVPSNLDILEQHTREVLRRLEVGPLEEDAAFCAKVRGKLNKVSTASAAAETLEENHLRLMLVNGRIIRDMRRPGSSPVKTEGERSSVGPPKSCVDVKSERTRHSQEQHSTVEKPPLFSGLERVKTELREEVSGHTSVSDVDLDSDSPTERKASLSSSSSSSSSSDEDSGSSQEEEEDEEKKGLYQQRGSGHTIELDQSGQKLRHKHKPLKRERPTSPSTEEAIQGMLSMAGLLCSSKPEKVGSSQEPWWSSSSQCSPLEQREEAQHQHRLQGDKSPMDSQGNSSEAWDNQGLPSPLSRSHGSSPETDYQYCDPSMSPPHPSKRHAPNPPPISNQATKGKRPKKGMATAKQRLGKILKLNRHNRVFV from the exons ATGGCGGCGGCCCCGCTGTACTGTGTCTGCCGGCAGCCCTACGATGTAAGCCGGTTTATGATCGAGTGCGACATCTGTAAAGACTGGTTTCACGGCAG CTGTGTGCAGGTAGAAGAGCATCATGCTGTGGATATCGACGTTTACCACTGTCCCAACTGTGATGTCGTACACGGACCCTCCCAGA TGAAAAAGCGCAACAATGGCCACAGGCACGACTACACAGAACCAGACGATGGATCGAAGCCGGTGCAGGCTGGCACTCGAGTGTTTGTCCAGGAGCTCCAGAACAGGACCTTCGCCAG TGGTGAGGAGATCATGATGCACATGAAGGGCGAGCAGGTGACAACCAGGTACCTGGAGAGGCACGGCTTCAACTACCCCATAGCGGTCACAGAGATGGAGGGCCTGGGACTCAAACTACCAGTCTCTACTTTCTCTGTCAAAGATGTGGAGCAGTATGTCG GTGGCGACAAAATCATCGATGTGATAGATGTGGCACGGCAGGCGGACAGCAAGATGAAGCTCAGCGAGTTTATCAAGTATTACACCAACCCACATCGACCCAAAGTCCTCAACCTCATCAGCCTGGAGTTCTCTGACACTAA GATGTCAGAGTTGGTGGAGGTTCCTGACGTGGCTCGTAAGATGTCCTGGGTAGAGAACTACTGGCCGGACGACTCCTTCTTCCCCAAGCCCTTTGTCCAGAAGTACTGTCTTATGGGGGTTAAGGACAGCTACACAGATTTCCACATAGACTTCGGAGGCACCTCTGTCTGGTACCATGTTCTCTGG GGTGAGAAGATCTTCTACTTGATCAAGCCCACTCTCGCCAACCTTGCACTATATGAGGCATGGAGCTCCTCGCCCAATCAGAGCGAATTGTTCTTTGGGGACAAAGTGGAGAAGTGCTACAAGTGTGTAGTGTCCCAAGGAACCACCCTGCTCATCCCTACAG GCTGGATCCATGCTGTTCTCACCTCTCAGGATTGCATGGCATTTGGAGGGAACTTCCTTCACAACCTCAATATTGGCATGCAGCTCAG GTGTTATGAAATGGAGCGCCGCCTGAAAACCCCAGACCTCTTTAAGTTTCCGTACTTCGAGGCCATCTGTTGGTACGTGGCCAAGAACCTCTTGGAAATGCTAAAAG AGCTACGAGAGGACAACTGTCCACCACCAACCTACCTAGTGGAGGGAGTCAAGGCTTTAATCAGTGCACTGAGGACCTGGTTGAAAAGAGAG GTGACTGAGCCCACCAGTGAAGTACCAGACCATATCAGGCCTAACCATCTCATTAAAGAGCTGACCAAGGAAATCCGCTACCTGGAG GAGGAACCAGTCAGTGGTAGCAAGCCAGTGAAGTCTCAGGGAAGTGGGTGTGGAGTTCCATCTGGATCAAATGCCTGCCCGGCTACTCGTGCTACGCTGGAGAAGCTGTCCCAGGCCCGCCAGGCGAGAAGGGCCGCCAGGCGGTTGAGGGAGCAGCAGCGGCAGACCCCTAAAGTGCCCTCCAACTTGGACATCTTAGAGCAGCACACCCGGGAGGTGCTAAGGAGGCTGGAGGTGGGGCCGCTCGAGGAG GATGCGGCGTTCTGTGCCAAGGTTCGCGGGAAGCTCAACAAAGTGTCAACTGCATCCGCAGCTGCAGAGACTTTAGAGGAGAACCACCTACGGCTAATGCTGGTCAACGGCAGAATTATCAG AGATATGAGGCGGCCAGGCAGCAGCCCGGTAAAGACGGAGGGTGAGCGGTCATCTGTTGGCCCACCAAAGAGTTGTGTGGACGTGAAGTCGGAGAGGACGCGGCACAGTCAAGAGCAGCACAGCACAGTTGAGAAACCCCCACTCTTCA GTGGTCTGGAGAGGGTGAAGACTGAACTCAGGGAAGAAGTCTCAGGACACACCAGTGTGTCAGACGTGGATTTAGACAGCGACTCTCCCACAGAG CGTAAAGCATCATTGTCGtcatcgtcgtcgtcgtcgtcctcTTCTGACGAGGATTCAGGGAGTTcccaggaggaagaggaggacgaggagaaGAAGGGCTTATATCAGCAGAGAGGCTCAGGGCACACCATAGAGCTGGACCAGTCTGGCCAGAAACTcaggcacaaacacaaaccacTCAAACG AGAACGTCCTACCTCACCCAGCACAGAAGAGGCCATTCAGGGGATGCTATCTATGGCTGGTCTGCTGTGCTCCTCCAAGCCGGAGAAGGTAGGCTCGTCCCAGGAGCCCTGGTGGTCCAGCTCCAGCCAGTGCTCGCCGCTGGAGCAGAGGGAGGAGGCGCAGCACCAGCACCGACTGCAGGGGGACAAGAGCCCGATGGACAGCCAGGGCAACAGCAGCGAGGCCTGGGACAATCAGGGGCTCCCTAGCCCTCTTAGCCGAAGCCACGGCAGCAGCCCAGAGACAGACTACCAGTACTGTGACCCCTCAATGTCTCCACCCCACCCCTCCAAGAGGCACGCCCCCAACCCCCCACCTATCAGCAATCAGGCCACGAAAG GCAAGCGGCCCAAAAAAGGAATGGCCACAGCCAAGCAGAGACTGGGGAAGATCCTAAAACTCAACAGACATAATCGCGTCTTTGTGTAA
- the LOC120553346 gene encoding endoplasmic reticulum-Golgi intermediate compartment protein 2-like isoform X1, with protein MRRLSRRKALSLVRELDAFPKVSDSYVETSASGGTVSLIAFGAMALLAILEFFVYRDTWMKYEYEVDKDFTSKLRINIDITVAMKCQHVGADILDLAETMITSSGLQYEPVIFELTPRQRLWQRTLHLIQNRLREEHALQEILYKTLLKGGPTALPPREDAPMEPLKACRIHGHVYVNKVAGNLHITVGKPIHHPQGHAHIAAFVSHETYNFSHRIDHLSFGEEIPGIINPLDGTEKITYNNNQMFQYFITVVPTRLNTYKISADTHQFSVTERERVINHAAGSHGVSGIFVKYDTSSLMVTVSEQHMPLWQFLVRLCGIIGGIFSTTGMLHGLVGFCFDAICCRLKLGVYRLREDVQLHNQMNNLNNHQTPLLADNGPQD; from the exons ATGAGGCGTCTGTCACGGAGGAAAGCCCTGAGTTTGGTGAGGGAGCTGGACGCTTTCCCCAAAGTGTCAGACAGCTACGTGGAGACCTCAGCCTCAGGAGGAACAG TGTCGCTGATAGCTTTTGGTGCCATGGCTCTTCTGGCTATTTTAGAGTTCTTTGTTTATAGAGACACTTGGATGAAGTATGAATATGAAGTTGACAAGGATTTTACCAG TAAATTGAGAATAAACATTGACATTACAGTCGCCATGAAATGCCAGC ATGTTGGAGCAGATATTCTGGACCTGGCGGAGACCATGATCACATCCAGTGGCCTCCAGTACGAACCG GTTATTTTTGAACTAACTCCACGACAGAGACTGTGGCAAAG GACATTGCATCTCATACAGAACAGGCTGAGAGAGGAACACGCTCTTCAGGAAATCCTCTACAAAACTCTCCTGAAAGGAGGTCCCACTGCCCTGCCGCCACG ggaggATGCCCCTATGGAGCCGCTCAAGGCTTGCAGGATACACGGGCATGTCTACGTCAATAAGGTAGCAGGAAACCTACACATCACTGTGGGAAA GCCCATTCACCATCCTCAGGGTCATGCCCATATCGCAGCTTTTGTGAGCCACGAGA CGTACAACTTCTCCCATCGAATAGACCATTTATCTTTTGGGGAAGAGATACCGGGCATCATCAATCCTCTGGACGGCACAGAGAAAATCACTTATAACA ATAACCAGATGTTCCAGTACTTCATCACAGTGGTTCCAACCAGACTGAACACATACAAGAtatctgcagacacacaccagTTTTCTGTGACTGAGCGG GAGAGAGTGATAAACCATGCAGCGGGCAGTCACGGCGTTTCCGGCATCTTTGTCAAGTACGACACCAGCTCTCTGATGGTGACAGTCAGCGAGCAGCATATGCCACTGTGGCAGTTCCTGGTGCGACTGTGCGGTATTATCGGGGGTATATTCTCCACGACAG GCATGCTCCATGGGCTTGTTGGCTTCTGTTTTGATGCCATCTGCTGTCGCCTCAAACTTGGAGTCTACAGGCTCAGAGAG GACGTGCAGCTACACAACCAGATGAACAATCTAAACAATCACCAGACTCCTTTGTTGGCTGACAATGGCCCTCAGGACTAG
- the LOC120553346 gene encoding endoplasmic reticulum-Golgi intermediate compartment protein 2-like isoform X2, which yields MALLAILEFFVYRDTWMKYEYEVDKDFTSKLRINIDITVAMKCQHVGADILDLAETMITSSGLQYEPVIFELTPRQRLWQRTLHLIQNRLREEHALQEILYKTLLKGGPTALPPREDAPMEPLKACRIHGHVYVNKVAGNLHITVGKPIHHPQGHAHIAAFVSHETYNFSHRIDHLSFGEEIPGIINPLDGTEKITYNNNQMFQYFITVVPTRLNTYKISADTHQFSVTERERVINHAAGSHGVSGIFVKYDTSSLMVTVSEQHMPLWQFLVRLCGIIGGIFSTTGMLHGLVGFCFDAICCRLKLGVYRLREDVQLHNQMNNLNNHQTPLLADNGPQD from the exons ATGGCTCTTCTGGCTATTTTAGAGTTCTTTGTTTATAGAGACACTTGGATGAAGTATGAATATGAAGTTGACAAGGATTTTACCAG TAAATTGAGAATAAACATTGACATTACAGTCGCCATGAAATGCCAGC ATGTTGGAGCAGATATTCTGGACCTGGCGGAGACCATGATCACATCCAGTGGCCTCCAGTACGAACCG GTTATTTTTGAACTAACTCCACGACAGAGACTGTGGCAAAG GACATTGCATCTCATACAGAACAGGCTGAGAGAGGAACACGCTCTTCAGGAAATCCTCTACAAAACTCTCCTGAAAGGAGGTCCCACTGCCCTGCCGCCACG ggaggATGCCCCTATGGAGCCGCTCAAGGCTTGCAGGATACACGGGCATGTCTACGTCAATAAGGTAGCAGGAAACCTACACATCACTGTGGGAAA GCCCATTCACCATCCTCAGGGTCATGCCCATATCGCAGCTTTTGTGAGCCACGAGA CGTACAACTTCTCCCATCGAATAGACCATTTATCTTTTGGGGAAGAGATACCGGGCATCATCAATCCTCTGGACGGCACAGAGAAAATCACTTATAACA ATAACCAGATGTTCCAGTACTTCATCACAGTGGTTCCAACCAGACTGAACACATACAAGAtatctgcagacacacaccagTTTTCTGTGACTGAGCGG GAGAGAGTGATAAACCATGCAGCGGGCAGTCACGGCGTTTCCGGCATCTTTGTCAAGTACGACACCAGCTCTCTGATGGTGACAGTCAGCGAGCAGCATATGCCACTGTGGCAGTTCCTGGTGCGACTGTGCGGTATTATCGGGGGTATATTCTCCACGACAG GCATGCTCCATGGGCTTGTTGGCTTCTGTTTTGATGCCATCTGCTGTCGCCTCAAACTTGGAGTCTACAGGCTCAGAGAG GACGTGCAGCTACACAACCAGATGAACAATCTAAACAATCACCAGACTCCTTTGTTGGCTGACAATGGCCCTCAGGACTAG